The following proteins come from a genomic window of Leucoraja erinacea ecotype New England chromosome 1, Leri_hhj_1, whole genome shotgun sequence:
- the LOC129696359 gene encoding granzyme K-like isoform X2, translating to MLGHGDEIIGGHDAVPHSRPYMASLQMFKSWKQQYVHYCGGVLINREWVLSAAHCEIKDGTIAGKQKLRVVLGAQSLSRYESSKQIFHIKRQIPHPEFRGNTMENDIMLLELENNAMINNDVDVLKLPGGMVNDLKPGTSCFVAGWGKTRKGSLSDTLQEVTIEVIDRKTCNSEDYYDHKPEITQNMICAGDNEGRGDSCGGDSGGPLLCNGTYVGIVSFGQGCADPKKPGVYTFVSDKYLCWIWKTIAMQAYNMTDGGLY from the exons atgctag GCCATGGAGATGAAATTATTGGAGGTCATGACGCTGTACCTCATTCAAGACCCTATATGGCATCCCTTCAAATGTTTAAGTCGTGGAAACAGCAGTATGTCCATTATTGTGGAGGGGTTTTGATCAACCGTGAATGGGTTCTATCTGCAGCTCACTGTGAAAT CAAAGATGGCACCATTGCTGGAAAACAGAAGCTTCGAGTGGTTCTTGGTGCACAATCTCTTTCGCGATACGAGTCGAGTAAACAAATATTTCATATCAAGAGACAGATTCCCCATCCAGAATTCCGTGGTAATACTATGGAAAATGACATCATGCTGCTGGAA CTGGAGAATAATGCAATGATCAACAATGATGTGGATGTGCTCAAACTACCTGGAGGAATGGTCAATGATCTGAAGCCTGGAACTTCCTGCTTCGTGGCAGGATGGGGAAAAACAAGGAAAGGATCTCTATCTGACACACTTCAAGAGGTGACAATAGAAGTAATAGATCGTAAAACATGCAACAGCGAGGACTATTACGATCACAAACCTGAAATAACCCAGAACATGATCTGTGCTGGTGACAatgaaggcagaggagattcttGTGGG GGTGATTCAGGTGGTCCTTTGCTTTGCAATGGAACGTACGTCGGGATTGTGTCCTTTGGCCAAGGATGTGCAGATCCCAAAAAGCCTGGAGTTTACACTTTTGTTTCTGATAAATACCTTTGTTGGATTTGGAAAACCATTGCCATGCAGGCTTACAATATGACCGATGGAGGGCTGTATTGA
- the LOC129696359 gene encoding granzyme K-like isoform X4 — protein sequence MFSPGFPCSRAPFVVAAASVDLCWPCWISHGDEIIGGHDAVPHSRPYMASLQMFKSWKQQYVHYCGGVLINREWVLSAAHCEIKDGTIAGKQKLRVVLGAQSLSRYESSKQIFHIKRQIPHPEFRGNTMENDIMLLELENNAMINNDVDVLKLPGGMVNDLKPGTSCFVAGWGKTRKGSLSDTLQEVTIEVIDRKTCNSEDYYDHKPEITQNMICAGDNEGRGDSCGGDSGGPLLCNGTYVGIVSFGQGCADPKKPGVYTFVSDKYLCWIWKTIAMQAYNMTDGGLY from the exons atgttttctccgggttttccttgcagccgagctccctttgttgttgcagcagcttctgttgatctctgctggccatgctggatca GCCATGGAGATGAAATTATTGGAGGTCATGACGCTGTACCTCATTCAAGACCCTATATGGCATCCCTTCAAATGTTTAAGTCGTGGAAACAGCAGTATGTCCATTATTGTGGAGGGGTTTTGATCAACCGTGAATGGGTTCTATCTGCAGCTCACTGTGAAAT CAAAGATGGCACCATTGCTGGAAAACAGAAGCTTCGAGTGGTTCTTGGTGCACAATCTCTTTCGCGATACGAGTCGAGTAAACAAATATTTCATATCAAGAGACAGATTCCCCATCCAGAATTCCGTGGTAATACTATGGAAAATGACATCATGCTGCTGGAA CTGGAGAATAATGCAATGATCAACAATGATGTGGATGTGCTCAAACTACCTGGAGGAATGGTCAATGATCTGAAGCCTGGAACTTCCTGCTTCGTGGCAGGATGGGGAAAAACAAGGAAAGGATCTCTATCTGACACACTTCAAGAGGTGACAATAGAAGTAATAGATCGTAAAACATGCAACAGCGAGGACTATTACGATCACAAACCTGAAATAACCCAGAACATGATCTGTGCTGGTGACAatgaaggcagaggagattcttGTGGG GGTGATTCAGGTGGTCCTTTGCTTTGCAATGGAACGTACGTCGGGATTGTGTCCTTTGGCCAAGGATGTGCAGATCCCAAAAAGCCTGGAGTTTACACTTTTGTTTCTGATAAATACCTTTGTTGGATTTGGAAAACCATTGCCATGCAGGCTTACAATATGACCGATGGAGGGCTGTATTGA
- the LOC129696359 gene encoding granzyme K-like isoform X1, with protein sequence MKLLYNLHVLLIVIFLSPACHGDEIIGGHDAVPHSRPYMASLQMFKSWKQQYVHYCGGVLINREWVLSAAHCEIKDGTIAGKQKLRVVLGAQSLSRYESSKQIFHIKRQIPHPEFRGNTMENDIMLLELENNAMINNDVDVLKLPGGMVNDLKPGTSCFVAGWGKTRKGSLSDTLQEVTIEVIDRKTCNSEDYYDHKPEITQNMICAGDNEGRGDSCGGDSGGPLLCNGTYVGIVSFGQGCADPKKPGVYTFVSDKYLCWIWKTIAMQAYNMTDGGLY encoded by the exons ATGAAACTACTGTACAATCTGCATGTTTTGCTAATTGTCATCTTTCTAAGTCCAGCCT GCCATGGAGATGAAATTATTGGAGGTCATGACGCTGTACCTCATTCAAGACCCTATATGGCATCCCTTCAAATGTTTAAGTCGTGGAAACAGCAGTATGTCCATTATTGTGGAGGGGTTTTGATCAACCGTGAATGGGTTCTATCTGCAGCTCACTGTGAAAT CAAAGATGGCACCATTGCTGGAAAACAGAAGCTTCGAGTGGTTCTTGGTGCACAATCTCTTTCGCGATACGAGTCGAGTAAACAAATATTTCATATCAAGAGACAGATTCCCCATCCAGAATTCCGTGGTAATACTATGGAAAATGACATCATGCTGCTGGAA CTGGAGAATAATGCAATGATCAACAATGATGTGGATGTGCTCAAACTACCTGGAGGAATGGTCAATGATCTGAAGCCTGGAACTTCCTGCTTCGTGGCAGGATGGGGAAAAACAAGGAAAGGATCTCTATCTGACACACTTCAAGAGGTGACAATAGAAGTAATAGATCGTAAAACATGCAACAGCGAGGACTATTACGATCACAAACCTGAAATAACCCAGAACATGATCTGTGCTGGTGACAatgaaggcagaggagattcttGTGGG GGTGATTCAGGTGGTCCTTTGCTTTGCAATGGAACGTACGTCGGGATTGTGTCCTTTGGCCAAGGATGTGCAGATCCCAAAAAGCCTGGAGTTTACACTTTTGTTTCTGATAAATACCTTTGTTGGATTTGGAAAACCATTGCCATGCAGGCTTACAATATGACCGATGGAGGGCTGTATTGA
- the LOC129696359 gene encoding granzyme K-like isoform X3, translating into MLGHGDEIIGGHDAVPHSRPYMASLQMFKSWKQQYVHYCGGVLINREWVLSAAHCEIKDGTIAGKQKLRVVLGAQSLSRYESSKQIFHIKRQIPHPEFRGNTMENDIMLLELENNAMINNDVDVLKLPGGMVNDLKPGTSCFVAGWGKTRKGSLSDTLQEVTIEVIDRKTCNSEDYYDHKPEITQNMICAGDNEGRGDSCGGDSGGPLLCNGTYVGIVSFGQGCADPKKPGVYTFVSDKYLCWIWKTIAMQAYNMTDGGLY; encoded by the exons GCCATGGAGATGAAATTATTGGAGGTCATGACGCTGTACCTCATTCAAGACCCTATATGGCATCCCTTCAAATGTTTAAGTCGTGGAAACAGCAGTATGTCCATTATTGTGGAGGGGTTTTGATCAACCGTGAATGGGTTCTATCTGCAGCTCACTGTGAAAT CAAAGATGGCACCATTGCTGGAAAACAGAAGCTTCGAGTGGTTCTTGGTGCACAATCTCTTTCGCGATACGAGTCGAGTAAACAAATATTTCATATCAAGAGACAGATTCCCCATCCAGAATTCCGTGGTAATACTATGGAAAATGACATCATGCTGCTGGAA CTGGAGAATAATGCAATGATCAACAATGATGTGGATGTGCTCAAACTACCTGGAGGAATGGTCAATGATCTGAAGCCTGGAACTTCCTGCTTCGTGGCAGGATGGGGAAAAACAAGGAAAGGATCTCTATCTGACACACTTCAAGAGGTGACAATAGAAGTAATAGATCGTAAAACATGCAACAGCGAGGACTATTACGATCACAAACCTGAAATAACCCAGAACATGATCTGTGCTGGTGACAatgaaggcagaggagattcttGTGGG GGTGATTCAGGTGGTCCTTTGCTTTGCAATGGAACGTACGTCGGGATTGTGTCCTTTGGCCAAGGATGTGCAGATCCCAAAAAGCCTGGAGTTTACACTTTTGTTTCTGATAAATACCTTTGTTGGATTTGGAAAACCATTGCCATGCAGGCTTACAATATGACCGATGGAGGGCTGTATTGA